In Vicia villosa cultivar HV-30 ecotype Madison, WI unplaced genomic scaffold, Vvil1.0 ctg.000940F_1_1, whole genome shotgun sequence, one DNA window encodes the following:
- the LOC131632422 gene encoding uncharacterized protein LOC131632422: protein MDTLKSLNLSASNPFHFRSKLSLFRQTFNLLHFKPSLSSSSPRLFPLSYSSLTNGSAVPAAAEISREGTLPRGVGEGVSEASHLKILQVVLVSPQIPGNTGCIARTCAASAVGLHLVGPLGYKVDDTKLKRAGLDYWPYVVVKIHDSWEGFRDYFLQQEGEKRLLAFTKRGTKIHSDFSYRKGDYLLFGAETTGLPPEALLDCKTEPFGGGTLKIPMVETYVRCLNLSVSVGIALYEASRQLNYESLQIPSESSCIDSEEESFVTEDIFG from the exons ATGGACACTCTGAAATCCCTCAACTTATCAGCATCAAACCCTTTTCATTTCCGTTCCAAACTCTCTCTTTTTCGTCAAACTTTCAATTTACTTCACTTCAAACCctcactttcttcttcttctcctcgcCTCTTTCCCCTTTCATACTCCTCTCTCACCA ATGGTTCTGCTGTTCCTGCTGCTGCTGAGATAAGCAGGGAAGGTACTTTGCCTAGAGGTGTTGGAGAAGGGGTTAGTGAAGCTTCACATCTCAAGATTCTTCAAGTTGTTCTTGTTTCCCCTCAG ATTCCAGGAAACACCGGCTGCATTGCTAGAACATGTGCTGCATCAGCTGTCGGACTACACTTAGTTGGG CCATTGGGATATAAGGTGGATGATACCAAACTAAAGCGAGCTGGATTGGACTACTGGCC ATACGTGGTTGTCAAAATTCACGATTCTTGGGAAGGTTTCCGTGATTATTTCTTGCAACAG GAGGGTGAAAAGCGGTTGCTAGCATTTACAAAGAGAGGAACAAAAATTCATTCG GATTTTTCCTACAGAAAAGGCGATTATCTATTATTCGGTGCCGAAACTACTGGTCTTCCGCCAGAAGCGTTGTTAGACTGCAAAACCGAACCATTTGGTGGCGGGACTCTTAAGATCCCGATGGTTGAAACATATGTCAGGTGTTTGAATCTATCGGTAAGTGTTGGCATAGCTTTGTATGAAGCTTCTAGACAATTAAACTATGAATCACTTCAGATACCTTCAGAATCTTCATGTATTGATTCTGAGGAGGAATCATTTGTTACTGAAGACATTTTTGGCTGA